Below is a genomic region from Ascaphus truei isolate aAscTru1 chromosome 8, aAscTru1.hap1, whole genome shotgun sequence.
TAGGGGGAACCTATTACAAGGCATCGGAGGTACCGGTTCACAAGGCTACATTTTGTAGTATAGAGGGTTTCTGCTATCTTTTATTGCATATAACCTGCGGCTTTTCTTTTTTACTGTACTTAATCTTTTCTATAACAGAAATTGTTTTCATTAAATCTAAAAAAACACGGTCTTTGAGCTCTACTTGAACCCGGTTTACCTTTGAAATGAGTGTCCTCATCTTCGGACACATTTTACCACCTTGTTTTGTGAAATTTGTGAATCTTGGAACAAGGGGACCAAGGACTCCTGTGTAATCATTCAAAATTACCCCAACATTAATTGTGTTGACGGAAGAATTGGGGTTCTCTATGAGTATTTGTGGGGTGTGCCCTGCAAGGAGGAGAGACAACTTGGCAGCCTGTCTCTTGTTAACCCCCCCTTTCACACCCACATCACAATACGAATACAAACATTAAAGATCATTAAAAACGTGGAGGTCATCAAAACTTCCAGACGTCCCCCTTGCCTAATTGACTTAGAAAATAAAAGTAGGTTTCGTTTGTGCATTGGTGCAATAGACCTTAAATTAGGAAGATGTATAAATGATGTATGGTACTGTATTATAATAGAGAACCTCCctagaagtgtttttttttttgtttttgttttttttttttttttttaaagaacgtgCAACTGTAAATAAATATTTGGTACAAGTtatttaaaaagtagtggtacttccTCAGCTCCCGTTACCTGCACGTTTACGTCCTTCGGATGCACCTTCATTGCCTGAAGAGCTGCCAACGCTCCTCCACCCTCCATGATGACTTTGCAGTTCTCGGGTTTGCGCAGGGCCAGCATGGCGAGGGCGGCACAGCCCTGATCGCAGATCTGCCAGGGAGCAGAGTCATTTCTAGTAGCACTGTCACGGGAGCAAAAACTATCAAAGCTCCAGGGCAGGGGTTTTCAACCTGTTTTGTTATGGaactctataattatattgtgaagttctgcggaaccccaaccctctctaatagcgcgtctgagatcggatgcattgtaaggaaccccaaccctctctaatagcgcgtctgagatcggatgcattgtaaggaaccccaaccctctctaatagcgtgtctgagatcagatgcattgtaaattcttctgtttggtacaattttcaaatgacctgaaaatcgcagggaaccctggttgagaaacccTGCTCCAGGGTAATGCAATGTTCTGGGCTAGGGGATATATTGATGCTGCAGAATGGGGGATACATCATAAACTGGGGCACCTTTTCATGAGCCATCAAGAGAGTTCAGCGTTAGCCAAATGATGTATGAGAAGCTTTCTAAGGttacggccccagtcctccctgctgcacgtgcgcctgcagagactacagccgtgatcggcggtctgtaggggagatcTAAGGAGAGCACTGggggggcatatctgccctgccattgacTGCGCGCAGCCACGTGACCACGTTGCGGCAGAGGAAGACAAAATTGTTGTCTTGCCTGCCAGCGTAcgtgtcacagcgctttgcgtgcccacacacacacacacacacacacacacacacacacacacacacacacacacacacacacacaagggcctgccccatagagggcttgCTGCGGTGTGGCGCGCACGCCGCCATGACCCCCAGAGACTCAGCCTAAAACACAAGTCTTCAATCACCCAGGAGTAAgcctttaaccatgtcactgccactagtacactttggtcctaagaTTTGTTTCTCCTACCCTATTTCTTGGTTCTTATTGTTACAAATCTTTATTCCTAAATAAAAAGCTTTAATAAATAAAAGGTGCCACAACTTTTTCAAATACAGAGCACGAGTTGTTGAACAACTGGCTACTCACAAGCATAACTCACTATTCCATAGAATAAAGTGCTACACGAAAGAGAAACACTATGGAGCTGGAAGAGGAAAGTTCCGACGTAACCCCGGTTATTCTTCACTGAAAGGACGGTGGTTGCAGAAATCAGCTTCTCAGTGGAAAGGAGGGCTTAAGACCCCAAAGTCAATACTTGGAGATAATCTCAAGGAAACTCttgggttaaccccccccccccccaaaaaaaacaagtacTGATTCAAGGGCGAACCACTGAATCTTAGTGTCCACTCGTTCAAATATACTTTATCTCCTGTCTCAGAATCAGACTAAGCTCTCTGTGGAAGGACCTGCATAAGGAGATGTCAAAGCTGGGTTTACAAAGCAGTAAGCATAGTGTTACCATCTAACATCAGCCATAAAATTATCGGATTACTGTGTCGTTGACTGGCCACCACCATCTAACTGAGCCTTATCTGCCTGGGTCTGAAGGGGCTGGCCACCACCATCTAACTGAGCCTTATCTGCCTGAGTCTGAAGGAGCTGGCCACCACCATCTAACTGAGCCTTATCTGCCTGGGTCTGAAGGAGCTGGCCACCACCATCAACTGAGCCTTATCTGCCTGGGTCTGAAGGAGCTGGCCACCACCATCTAACTGAGCCTTATCTGCCTGGGTCTGAAGGAGCGTCTCACAGCCTAAAGACAATAactgataacaatgacaccgAGTTTGCAGCAGacgagcctggttcaaatccttgggccagtcactgtatctccctatATGCCGACATAATAtaatctgggcagggactgtgtctgtaaaaatcgcTATACGAAATAAAATCATTATTAATATGTCCCTATTTGTGCCCCCCGTCCGTCCAGAATATATAGGTTCCAATAAGGCGCAACATCTGCAAAGTATCATCTATTAACCTTTTAACTGCCACAGGTGGGGGCGCTCACTCCTCTGGCAGCGAAGGGCATAAAGATATGTACCTGGGGGCTGGAGAGATGTCGCGTTATTGCCAGCACAATGAGGTCCGTTCCTCCGGAGTTTGCGATGGCATCTTTCACGTCGTCATTCCCTGCGAGGGCTCTCATGGCGCTCAGCACCTGCTTCACCAGCTCCTGCCACCCACAGGTAAAAATAAGTCAGACGTCAGACCGGGAGGAGAGTACTGCGgcctggtctctgaagtgggacaGTATGGTACAAGACCCAGTGTCAGAATATTTCCAGGTCTCATAAAAttcgattgtaaactcttcgaTTTATTGAGCCTACAGTAGGTAGAAATCTGAAAACACGGGAGGAATGTCATGTCTGCGAGCTACTCCCTTTCATGTGATGCGTActcaaaagaagaaagaaaagctGTAGTGGGGCACACTCCGGTTCcaataataatcaaaaaataaatacagtacatggggAAATACAGAATGCACAGCAGGGAAAGCAATCTGCTGAAGAGTCATTTTCAAACAAAGCAATAATGTACAATAGAAATGCAAACAAAGTGCGCATCCCAAAAAAAGGTCAGACAGATGGGTAGAGATGCTGGGTGAGACATCCAAGTGCAGAGCCCCTTGTCAAAGAGAAGACTTCTTCCTGTTCTGTGCCTGAAATgtttggagggtgggggggggggggctcccccAGTTTGTCTACTCTTCAGTCCAACTTTTTTTGGGGATGTGCAAGTTGTTTTTGTaacatttatactgtatattattgctTTTTTTGTTGAAAGTTACAACTTTTTAGCTTTTGCAAACGGATTTCCTGGTGTGCATTTTttgtttcatgtgtttatttactGACATAAAATAATACAGATCTACTAAATAATAATATgtttcttatatagcactgacagggtgcgtagcgctgtacatagactGTTGCAGTCACAAtgagtccatgccctgcagagcttacgaTCTAATTTTGGAACAAAAgaaaaagcacacacacaaattacttACATTTGTGATAGTGAACAAGTGTATAATCTAATTAGTGAATATGGAGAGGTGCAGCTCCTGGAAGGGTGTATCCCAACACCCTTAGAAGATGCAGCAGGAAAACCTTAAACGCAAAGTCTCTTAATAAATGAACAACAATATTAGGTGAATAAAGTGCAGTGAATTAATGCAAAATAGACTAACTCTATATGGTAGGAGGATACTGATCAGATGTATAGATTGGCTAGGCGAGTGATTCAGGAACTCCCCAGGTGCGTGTAATAAAAGGACATATATAATACAGCACAGTTTAATAAAAACATAAAGTGAGCAGTGAGCCCAAAATACAAACTCGCATGCTCCGTGTAAAACAAGCGTTGTGACCACTCTGGGTCTATGGCGTCGGCGCTCTGCTGGTACACAACAGTAAAATGGTGTTGGAAAAGCTGCTGCAGGCACTTGGCTTCCCTCGGTCTTGCAGTAGGATCACTCTTCCAGGTTCCCCCGTCAGGATGACGTCACCGCAGCAAATGGGAGCCTTCAATCCGTCCACAGCTTTAGATCGTGCAGAGCATGGCAGGCAAAGCAGCCACAGCAGACAGCACACAACGCTCCAAGACAGATATTGGACCACCCTACACATTTCATTCCGCTTTGGGGTGCATtgcacccctgaggaagttccCGAAACATGTAGGATGGTCCAATATCTCTCGGAGCGTTGTGTGCCATCTGCTGTGCCTGCTTGATATAAAGCTGTGGACGGATTAAAAACTCCCATTGGCTGCGTCAATGCGGTGACGTCATCCTGACGGGGGAACCCGGAAGAGTGATCCTACTGCAAGACCGAGGGAAGTCAAGTGCCTGCAGCTGCTTTTCCACCACGATTTTACTGTTGTGTACCAGCAGAGCGCCGACGCCATAGAACTAGAGTGGTCACAACGCTTCTTTTACACTCTGAGCATGCGAGTTTGTATTTGACTCACTGCATGTTTTTATTAAACTGTGCTAGAATATAATATATCTCCTTTTATTACATGCACCTGGGGAGTTCCTGAATCGCTCACCTAGCAGATCTATACATCTGATCAGTAGCCGCCTACCATATAGAGTGAGTCTACTTTGCATTAATTCCCTCTGCACTTTTTTCAcctatattgttatttatttaaaaGAGTTTGCGCTTAAGATCTAAGTCTGAGGCAAAGGATGACTGTCTTGGCCAATGTCAAAGAGCAGAGACTGCTACTCAAATTGGGTTCAAACAATGCAAATGTGGTGTTTCATtacaacaaaaatgtaaatagtcAAGTCAAAATATTGCCATCGTTCTCACTCAAAACAAGCAAATGTTTGGAAATGCACAGCTATGGGCCGAGAAATCTGTACATATGAATATTAAGTAAATCAGTAAATACATTTGGGCAAGTCCCTTGAATGGGCCAGTAAGGCGGTTTATGGAGTAGCACCGTTTAGTCAATGTGTCCCTTTATTTGGGCGTGTCATATGGTAAAAGCATTCTACCCCAGAAGTGGCTGCACCTTACCTGATGGTCAATGCAGTCGGCTAACAGCGCCACCATGAAATTCAACCCGCCCAGGTCCACCACGTCCTGGCAAAATTCATTGCGCACGCACAGGCGCGAGAGGGTGGCGCAGAGCTCACTCAGGACGCTGGGGTTGTCTGTGAACACTGCACAATGAGAAGACGTGCAGGGATTAAACAATCGTTTGTTTTTTGGGTCGTAAGCTGCCATTCAACTGTGACCTCCCCCTTTCTATGTCTCTGGTTCTAATGGGGAAAAGGGTTCCATATGGATGACGGGTTCCATGCTGCAGACATCGCTAAATAGAacgtattaaaaatgtattatttttttttactatagtTTATTTGTACACATCTGATGCAGAAACTAAGGAGGGGGCAGGGTGAAGGAGATACTTTGATCAGAACTTCCACCTCCTTATATTCCCCTTTGAAGagacccctgcactgccagagggacctgcaatgcattgcaaagtaaAATAAAAGTTAGACAGCCCAATTAACCCCTTAGTTGCCCAAAGCCCTGCATGGTATTGCCAAAGGGGTTAAAAGTGAGAAGCCGAGGGGCAGTTTACCTTTGGCAGCTTCTATCAACACCTTCAGACCGCTGTTCTCCAACACAATCATCTTAGCGTGGTCATGGGCATGACCAAAGGGGACTCGGATGTCATCGTCAACGATCATGATCCTCAGGGCGGAGCACGCCTCGCGCACAACATCTGCGTCCGCCCCGTGGGTGACGATGGACCCCGTCAGCAGGGGCAGGATACCCGCCTTCACCAGGTCCTGGCGGTTCTGCTCGTGCTTCAGGCACACATGGCGGGTCAGACGCGTGGTGAACAGAGTCATCTCTGCGTCACCTGCCTGCTCCTGCAGCGTTTGCATCAGCAGCTGCTGCCCCGAGGCCTCCAGCAGGTCAGGCTGCCCCTCTGTAAGGGAGGACATCGCATAGAGGGCGTTCAGCAGCGCCTCTCTGTCTCCCGCACAGAGTTTCCAGGCTGCAAGCACCACGGTGTATGCAGATTTCTGTCCTGCCAGGTAGCGATGTGCCAGTCCTTGTTTACACTGATCCCCAAACTGTACAAGAATCTTAGACATGTCGCTTACGGAGGACGAATCCACAGATTTTCTAAGGGATCCCAACAGCTGCAATGAAAGAATACATAAAAGATTGGGGTGGCTTATCTTCTTTTGGCCAAAATATGGAACTGAACATCCTGGGAAGGGCGCCTATTTACGTCTCCCGGTTGCAAATTTAGGACAAAAGAAATTGGATCCCAATGATTCTTTTTCTTGATGATACATCTGGTGCTGTTGAAGACCAACGTTTTGCAGCTTAAAGACTTCAGTAAACTGCCCCACTCTCCTGCTTTAATTAACTAAAAAATGATAGGGTAAAATGATATTGCATTGCCAGCTTTATGCAGCATGTTGTATGGAATTTAGAGATATAAAATGGTTAATTATACTCACTCATAAAATCGCTGGATTTTAAGTGTAAGAATGTCAGGGATCAAAAGGGATGTGCAATGGTGGTATCTGAAGGGGGGTGGACAGCCATGATGTGTCATGTCAAAACATACCTGCAGAATGGCATGATTTGAAGCGGTCTCGTTTTCTCCACAGGGTTTCTGCACAGCTTTAATTATATTGGTCAAGTCAACACCTAATTAACAGGAGGGCAGCTGTTACAAAGCGCTGTTCATCCAATATTTGTATACCACAACAATCATTCTTTACTGAAGAATCCAGAAACATAATACTGTGCATAATGAGGGTGCATCTGGGAGTAGTAGAGCTAAGCTCCCCTTCTCCAGAGATCATTGATAGTGGTAATATACCTTATCATAGAAGAAAAGGCGCTTCAGATGCCATCACCGAGCAGatttgtccaaaaaaaaaaaaacctgcaacaTCGGGAGAGGTCACAGTGCCGGCTTTCTATCCGAGACCCCACGTGTCAAAGCTGACACCAAAAAACAAATAACCCGGGGTTTTTTTAGGACAAGGGACCATGGATCAGCTGCGGCCCTCTCCCCCAGCTCATGTGAGCttacggggaggggagagatccCATCTGTGAAATTAATTTCCCCCCATTGGTTTGCTTACATCATTGTAACTAGACCTGAACTGCGCTATTTCTAGCTCCGGGGACCACTTGGTTCTGGAGATATATACAGTTGTACTCACCAGTGCCTCCTCCTGGGAAAGCAATATGGCTGACACATCTCGGGGGtcagtgggccaataggaagctgcaacatcaaaCTTTGTGGTTTCCTATTAGATGATGGCGGTGGGCATATTGATTTCACCATGGAAAACACTGGCACCAAAAACAGTATGCATCTCGGGAACAAGGGGGTCCCTGGATCAAATGGTAGAGCAGTTCAACACCAGATCGCTCCCCTCGCCTTGATTACAGTGAtgtaaaaaatacatttgtatttttgccaggattgctcctttaaaaaggTTTATGATATAGTTATGTTATAACTGCACAGAAGAAGATGACCCTTTTATAACCCAAACCCTACTTCCTCTTGAAGGAGAATTTAAATGTAATAGTATTAAGAGCAGAAATCACCACTAGATTTTTATCTTAATAGATCAGAGGGGGTCACATAGATACTCCCAATTCCAGGAAACCCCCCATCTTATTGTTGTCAAATTGGACTTTTAATGTTTGCTtgccatatacatatatatacacacatatatatatatatatatacacacatacacacatatatatatacatacacacatatacacatatatatatatatacatacatatacatatatattaaacatGGGAACCAGGGAGTGCTACATTAATGTAAATATAGGGATAATGAAAATACTAAGAAtaagacaatttaaaaaaaattacattttcttCACTGCGTTTCTACGACATACTACTCTGTAAGAAAGACCATATAGATGATATTTTTATCCAACTCCAGAAATCTGTGTACCTTGAGACTCAAATTGCTGGATAGCTTCCTTCACTGCTTCATCGGCGTCCATTTCAAACTCCGTCATGTTTTCTTGGACCACAGCATCAAAGGTCTCCTGGGTGATCCATCTACAGGCCATTTTAGCAAAGGTTCTGCTCCTTTCCCTGGAACATATTTTACAGGGGACTTTAAATACACAAAAATACTCAGTGAAGAACATCTCAGGAGCTGATTCTATAAGCAATGGAGCATTCAAACACATTAGCTGATAACCCCCATCCAAGTTGGAGCTTATAGAATCAGCCCCCCAAGTGACCCGCTCCTGCTAATTCCATTGCTCAAGCTATAAAGTGCAATTTACCAAAAATAAACggatacagatttttttttaaatgttgggaAATATTTAACAAAAGAATAAACTTATGATTTTTAAGCCATGTTATATATATctaaaattacattacaatacTTTCCTGAACCCCTCCTATTTTTATTTTCCTATTATTATGGCCCTATGGAGAACATttatatgaaataaaatgtttcattttacTACGAGAAAACGAGACAAGTTACACATCCTTAATACTGTATGCTTGTAAAATGCTTGAAAAGCGGTAATTCAGAACTAGCGAACAAAATAATCTGAATTTCTTACATCCAATAATATTAGTGATAGTATAACTAATTTGTGTTGAAAGTGATGTCTGGATTGTGCTTTAAAGCAGTAGAATAATTATGGTATGTTGTGGTCAGAGAGCAATGTAGCTTTCTTAGCTGACTGAAAAGAAGGGATATGATTGTAAAactacattttaataaaataattctgactttaaaaaaaagtgagAGAAAACTGAAATATGTGAGTCTATTGATTCAGGAATGGAAGAGGCTCGAGCCTTCTAGCAAGTGATAGTCTTTTAAAGAGTGCTGTGGAGCAGATCCAGGAGACCCACTCCACGTGAATTAGACTGTGTCCAAATAAGTATGGCATTGTTCTAATAGAGGAGGAGTAAGGTCAAAGCCAGACACCTTATCACCTTCCCAGCAACGATCTAGCCTCACTCCTGTAGACTAGGTCCCACTTAGTGAACAGCAGTCAAACTAATTTGAAGTGGCCCTTGCTAATTGGAAGACAGAGTGCTCATTCAGTGGCTGCCTCACTCATTGAAGGGAGAGCCTCAATCATTGCAAGGCAGTTCCACTCATTAGGAGAGTTTCACACACGAACAGGCTCAGTAACTGGGAGAGAATCTAAATTCctaggaggcagtctcactcattgcaaAGGCAGCCTCATCCATTggaagacaggtgtgtgtgtgtgtgtgtgtgtgtgtatatgtgtgtgtatagtaggcACACACCTTTATTTATGTCGTGCTCGCTTTAACAAAAAaccaataatacaataagtgcaaacaaacaaaaatcaaatagagaAAATCAACGACCTGGATAGCTTACaacctaagtggtatgttgggagacttacagagacaacagttgagggaataagtgcagtacacTGTATGGCAGTgcattggtaggagtgactgtgggtctgggacagtagccatgagtctctAGGCGATTAATATGGTTATTTTAGCAGGTAAGATTTAAGGTTTGATGTAAAGGTGGGAAGAGACGGTGCTTGGTGTATATGGAGCGCGAGTGCGCTCCAcagggaaggggggcagtgagtgagaaaggcttaaggtgggagagagcagAAGAGGTGGAGAGGAGACAGCTGTGAGCGGAGTGCAGGGGCATAGGGAGAAATCAACGCCTATTTGCAGATTTGCCTTGAAGGCAATGAGAAGAACCTTCTCATTCATAATACAATGGTTtgtttcttgtatagcgctgccagggtacagatacattttgcaggtCGTCTCACCCTTAAAGAAATTGCTTTACTCAGAGAGCAGGCTCACCCTGAAAGAGACGGTCTTACTCAGAGAGCAGTCTCACCCTGAAAGAGATTGCCTTACTCAGAGAGCAGGCTCACCCTGAAAGAGACCGTTTTATTCAGAAAGCAGTCTCACCCTGAAAGATATGGCCTTACTCAGAGAGCAGTCTCACCCTGAAAGAGATGGC
It encodes:
- the ARMC6 gene encoding armadillo repeat-containing protein 6, with product MACRWITQETFDAVVQENMTEFEMDADEAVKEAIQQFESQGVDLTNIIKAVQKPCGENETASNHAILQLLGSLRKSVDSSSVSDMSKILVQFGDQCKQGLAHRYLAGQKSAYTVVLAAWKLCAGDREALLNALYAMSSLTEGQPDLLEASGQQLLMQTLQEQAGDAEMTLFTTRLTRHVCLKHEQNRQDLVKAGILPLLTGSIVTHGADADVVREACSALRIMIVDDDIRVPFGHAHDHAKMIVLENSGLKVLIEAAKVFTDNPSVLSELCATLSRLCVRNEFCQDVVDLGGLNFMVALLADCIDHQELVKQVLSAMRALAGNDDVKDAIANSGGTDLIVLAITRHLSSPQICDQGCAALAMLALRKPENCKVIMEGGGALAALQAMKVHPKDVNVQKQACMVIRNLVSRTRDFSQPILEMGAESLILQARSVHRDCDDVAKAALRDLGCKVELRELWTGQKGSLVR